The Manis javanica isolate MJ-LG chromosome 4, MJ_LKY, whole genome shotgun sequence genome contains a region encoding:
- the LOC118973127 gene encoding olfactory receptor 5J3-like, with amino-acid sequence MTPFEMNNQTDVTEFIFLGFSNHPNLQGLFFLVFLVIYLTTLLGNMLIITATKISPALHTPMYYFLSNLSFLDICYTSTTIPAMLINFFWKKKTISYEGCLSQIFFLVTCAGTEGVLLAVMAYDRYVAICHPLQYPVLMSVNVCVFLVTGSWLCGLVNSVTHTVLATALSLCGPNQISHFLCDIPLLLELSCSDTSLNESVLHVASATIGLSPCLFTAVSYILIISAILRIPSAQGRNKAFSTCASHLTVVVVFFGTANLNYDRPRGGYSLDMDILVSVLFCVMTPMLNPIIYSLRNKEVKGALRKLARKCGFSSEIDH; translated from the coding sequence ATGACACCATTTGAAATGAACAATCAAACAGATGTCACTGAATTCATCTTCTTGGGATTTTCCAACCACCCCAACTTACAGGGCTTGTTCTTCCTGGTCTTCCTAGTCATTTATCTGACAACTCTCCTAGGCAACATGCTTATAATAACAGCCACCAAGATTAGTCCAGCTCTCCACACTCCAATGTATTATTTCCTCAGCAACCTGAGTTTCTTGGACATCTGCTACACATCTACCACCATTCCAGCCATGCTAATAAACTTCTTCTGGAAGAAGAAGACCATTTCATATGAAGGCTGCCTTTCCCAGATCTTTTTCCTCGTGACATGTGCTGGCACTGAGGGTGTCCTATTGGCTGTTATGGCTTATGACCGCTATGTAGCCATTTGCCACCCTCTTCAATACCCAGTCCTCATGAGTGTGAATGTCTGCGTTTTTTTGGTGACTGGGTCCTGGCTGTGTGGGCTGGTGAATTCTGTGACACACACAGTGCTGGCAACTGCACTCAGTCTTTGTGGGCCCAACCAGATTAGCCACTTTCTCTGTGACATCCCATTGCTCCTGGAGCTCTCCTGCTCAGACACCTCTCTCAATGAGTCTGTGCTCCATGTGGCCAGTGCCACCATTGGCCTGAGCCCCTGCCTATTTACTGCAGTATCCTACATACTTATCATCTCTGCCATCCTTAGGATCCCCTCTGCTCAGGGCAGGAACAAAGCCTTCTCTACCTGTGCATCCCACCTCACTGTGGTGGTGGTCTTTTTTGGAACAGCCAACCTCAACTATGACAGACCCAGGGGAGGCTACTCCCTGGACATGGACATCCTGgtctctgtgctcttttgtgtcaTGACCCCCATGTTGaatcccatcatatacagcctgagaaaCAAGGAAGTCAAAGGGGCCCTAAGAAAGCTGGCTAGAAAATGTGGATTCTCTAGTGAGATCGATCATTAG